In a genomic window of Rhodospirillales bacterium:
- a CDS encoding EAL domain-containing protein, with translation MQTLSEPRQTRSLLSWRALHVLALVAAIAISVTGWSDFVERELIDLRFKLFAQPADRDLVVVAIDPQSLRELDVWPWPRRYHAEIIEQLLAAGAEQIAFDIDFSSSSAPGDDEILEEAFRSASGRVTLTVHKQLVRTGDGVELVHTEPLASFRPYVNLASANVYPDDDGVIRQMPTSDTWRGERLPTISASLAGADSSAPPWFYIDYAFDPLSMPVLSYSDVLAGRFDAERVRGKRIIVGATAIEMGDQLPVPVHGSISGVFIHSLAYQSLTQGRTLQFVSGLPLTLAIGVIALRFGQHLARRSWAFTALFTAAAVFLVIAAASVLQLAAPLIPEVMPTIAFLALLFPIELIKRIDQQAVRILFQGLQLRRTSAMMQTIVDNTFDGILIIRRDGSMEMANPAATAIFGVPGHELTNLRVGRLIPDLVGQDRSHLDIPELQVGVHEFRARRPDGTTFPVELATSEMRAGEEQFWVVLVRDITKRKAYEAQIRHQALHDGLTGLPNRTLLMDRLRLAMDAAVRDGKPLSLLLLDLNRFKTINDTLGHDVGDELLCEVGKRLCAPLRRADTVARLGSNEFAILLPAVMDMPGTLAVCNRIQESFKAPFQLSDLSLEVGVSIGVALFPDHATEPARLLQCADVAMFMAKRRQLGSAVYDAQQDANTIRNLTLTGELRRAIHNGQLSLVYQPKIDLKTQRVRGVEVLSRWRHPTHGSIPPDEFIPHAEVSGLIGPITEWVLATAMREMSALQQAGFALDLAVNFSPRVLQDDALPQMVADSIRTGRLDARRLTLEITESFLMDDPEDRLRIINGLRDVGVRLSIDDFGTGYSSLSYLKRLPLDELKIDKGFVMNMHEDQGDATIVRSTVDLAHNLGLKVVAEGVETREHVQMLQALGCDIGQGYLFSRPLPADQLQCWLRDSPWGFGRAAAPAVEAVPS, from the coding sequence GTGCAAACATTATCGGAACCACGCCAAACCCGGTCGCTCCTGTCCTGGCGCGCGCTACACGTTCTGGCGCTGGTTGCTGCCATCGCCATTTCGGTCACGGGCTGGTCAGATTTTGTCGAGCGCGAGCTCATCGACCTGCGCTTCAAGTTGTTTGCGCAACCGGCCGATCGGGATCTCGTCGTCGTCGCAATCGATCCGCAGAGTCTGCGCGAGTTGGACGTGTGGCCATGGCCGCGCCGCTACCACGCCGAGATCATCGAACAGCTCCTGGCTGCAGGCGCCGAACAGATCGCTTTCGACATCGATTTCAGCTCGTCTTCAGCACCCGGGGATGACGAGATCCTGGAGGAAGCATTCCGTTCAGCCAGTGGACGCGTCACCCTGACCGTCCACAAGCAGCTCGTCCGCACGGGCGACGGGGTCGAACTCGTCCATACGGAGCCGCTGGCCTCGTTCAGGCCTTACGTCAACCTGGCGAGCGCCAATGTCTATCCCGATGACGACGGCGTGATTCGACAGATGCCGACCTCCGACACCTGGCGCGGAGAAAGATTGCCGACGATCTCCGCCAGCCTCGCCGGCGCAGATTCTTCAGCGCCGCCGTGGTTCTACATCGACTACGCCTTCGATCCTCTTTCGATGCCGGTGCTGTCGTATTCGGATGTGCTGGCAGGGCGGTTCGATGCGGAGCGGGTTCGGGGCAAGCGTATCATCGTCGGGGCGACCGCCATCGAGATGGGCGATCAACTTCCAGTCCCTGTTCACGGTTCCATAAGCGGCGTCTTCATTCACAGCCTTGCCTATCAGTCGTTGACGCAGGGACGGACGCTCCAGTTCGTCAGCGGCCTGCCGTTGACCCTCGCGATCGGAGTCATTGCCCTCCGCTTCGGCCAGCATTTGGCAAGACGCTCCTGGGCTTTCACGGCGCTCTTCACGGCCGCTGCCGTCTTTCTCGTCATCGCCGCGGCGAGCGTGCTGCAGTTGGCCGCACCGTTGATCCCGGAAGTCATGCCGACCATCGCATTTCTGGCGCTTCTGTTTCCGATCGAGCTGATCAAACGCATCGACCAGCAAGCCGTTCGCATCCTCTTCCAAGGGCTGCAGCTGCGGCGCACGAGCGCCATGATGCAGACCATCGTCGACAACACCTTCGACGGCATTCTGATCATTCGTCGCGACGGCTCGATGGAGATGGCCAATCCTGCCGCAACGGCGATCTTCGGGGTTCCCGGCCACGAGCTTACGAACCTCCGTGTCGGACGGCTCATCCCGGATCTTGTCGGGCAGGATCGGTCTCACCTCGATATTCCGGAGTTGCAGGTGGGTGTGCATGAGTTTCGCGCGAGGCGGCCGGACGGGACGACCTTCCCGGTGGAATTGGCAACCAGCGAGATGCGGGCGGGGGAAGAGCAGTTCTGGGTCGTTCTGGTGCGCGACATCACGAAGCGAAAGGCATACGAGGCGCAGATCAGGCACCAGGCCCTTCACGACGGCTTGACCGGACTTCCCAACCGGACCTTGTTGATGGATCGCCTCCGCCTTGCGATGGATGCCGCCGTCAGAGACGGGAAACCTCTGTCATTGCTCTTGTTGGATCTGAACCGGTTCAAGACGATCAATGACACGCTGGGACACGATGTGGGTGATGAGCTTCTTTGCGAGGTCGGGAAGCGATTGTGTGCGCCGCTCCGGCGGGCGGACACGGTGGCGCGGCTGGGAAGTAACGAGTTCGCCATCTTGTTGCCGGCGGTGATGGACATGCCCGGCACCCTGGCCGTGTGCAACAGAATACAGGAGTCATTCAAGGCTCCGTTCCAGCTTTCCGACCTTTCGCTCGAAGTCGGGGTCAGCATCGGTGTCGCCTTGTTTCCGGATCATGCCACCGAGCCGGCGCGCCTCCTTCAGTGTGCGGACGTTGCCATGTTCATGGCCAAGCGGCGACAGCTCGGGAGCGCCGTGTACGATGCCCAGCAAGACGCGAACACCATCCGGAACCTGACGCTGACCGGCGAACTTCGCCGGGCGATCCATAACGGGCAACTTTCGTTGGTCTATCAGCCGAAGATCGACCTGAAAACGCAGCGCGTTCGCGGCGTGGAAGTGTTGTCGCGCTGGCGGCATCCGACGCACGGCTCCATCCCGCCCGACGAGTTCATCCCACACGCAGAGGTAAGCGGCCTGATTGGACCGATCACGGAGTGGGTGCTGGCGACGGCAATGAGAGAGATGTCCGCGTTGCAGCAAGCAGGGTTTGCGCTCGACCTCGCGGTCAACTTCTCGCCTCGCGTGTTGCAGGATGATGCCCTGCCACAGATGGTCGCCGACAGCATTCGAACGGGGCGCCTGGACGCGCGTCGACTGACCCTGGAAATCACCGAGAGCTTCTTGATGGATGATCCGGAAGACCGGCTTCGCATCATCAACGGTCTTCGCGACGTCGGGGTCCGGCTTTCGATCGACGACTTCGGCACCGGCTATTCATCGCTTTCATACCTGAAGCGCCTGCCATTGGACGAGTTGAAGATCGACAAGGGGTTCGTCATGAACATGCACGAAGACCAGGGCGATGCCACGATCGTGCGTTCGACCGTCGATCTTGCTCACAACCTGGGGCTCAAGGTGGTCGCCGAAGGTGTCGAAACACGGGAGCACGTGCAAATGCTGCAGGCGCTCGGCTGTGACATCGGCCAAGGCTATCTGTTCAGCCGACCGCTTCCGGCGGACCAACTGCAATGTTGGCTTCGGGACTCTCCCTGGGGCTTTGGCCGCGCGGCCGCGCCTGCTGTTGAAGCAGTACCATCCTGA
- a CDS encoding tetratricopeptide repeat protein: protein MLRIKDSQVRDIIIKRGLSEAEIAALVRAWWSEEGPLVEKLAEISRDLGTTQSATRNFFRILGTEDVPSGKLLDALADIAERHKALLQRLAVLNPEDEAARERVLAARSAIGRGDYDRADQFLAEAEALELGAIHQAEELERQARDAASRRRHSAAEILAERGELALAQRGYLQAAEHFEKASEVIGASLRVARVNYLNRCAGALRRHGVEKDGTALQDSIAILRRALSEVSREQLPQDWAMTQNNLGIALAEQGTRTRGGYRAALEVRTREHLPQQWAATQNNLGAALAEQGTRTGGGEGAALLAEAVTAYRAALEVRTREQLPQDWAMTQNNLGAALRNQGTRTGGGDGAALLAEAVTAYRAALEVRTREQLPQDWAMTQNNLGIALAEQGTRTGGAEGAALLADAVTAYRAALEVYTREQLPQDWAMTQNNLGIALRNQGTRTGGAEGAALLAEAVTAYRAALEVRTREQLPQQWAMTQNNLGAALAEQGTRTGGAEGAALLAEAVTAYRAALEVRTREQLPQDWAMTQNNLGIALAEQGTRTGGAEGAALLAEAVTAYRAALEVRTREQLPQDWAMTQNNLGNALVILGEHDKDVERVKEGRRLVNAVFDFLMQTGQEQYRLHFDERIREIDGIIAGVESLDRGG from the coding sequence ATGCTGCGGATCAAAGACTCGCAAGTCCGGGACATCATTATCAAACGGGGGCTGAGCGAAGCGGAGATCGCCGCTCTTGTTCGTGCGTGGTGGAGCGAGGAAGGGCCCCTCGTGGAGAAACTTGCCGAGATCAGCCGCGATCTCGGCACCACGCAGAGTGCGACACGAAACTTCTTCCGGATTCTCGGCACCGAAGACGTTCCTTCCGGCAAGCTCCTGGACGCATTGGCCGATATTGCCGAACGGCACAAGGCGCTGTTGCAGCGACTGGCTGTCCTGAATCCAGAGGATGAAGCGGCGCGCGAGCGCGTGCTTGCGGCTCGGTCGGCCATTGGCCGCGGCGATTATGATCGGGCCGACCAGTTTCTCGCAGAGGCAGAAGCGCTCGAACTCGGTGCGATCCATCAGGCTGAGGAACTGGAACGTCAGGCCCGCGACGCCGCCAGCCGCCGCCGCCACAGTGCCGCGGAGATCCTTGCTGAACGCGGCGAACTGGCGCTGGCGCAACGAGGCTACCTTCAGGCTGCCGAACATTTCGAGAAAGCAAGCGAAGTGATCGGAGCGTCACTTCGTGTGGCGCGGGTGAATTACCTCAACCGGTGTGCCGGGGCGCTCCGACGCCATGGAGTCGAGAAAGACGGAACGGCCCTGCAAGACTCGATCGCGATTTTACGACGAGCCCTCAGCGAGGTGTCCCGCGAGCAGCTTCCGCAGGACTGGGCGATGACCCAGAACAACCTGGGCATCGCGCTTGCCGAGCAGGGCACGCGGACCAGGGGCGGGTACCGCGCCGCGCTCGAGGTCAGAACCCGCGAACATCTTCCGCAGCAGTGGGCCGCGACCCAGAACAACCTGGGCGCCGCGCTTGCCGAGCAGGGCACGCGGACCGGGGGCGGGGAGGGTGCGGCGCTTTTGGCGGAGGCGGTGACGGCGTACCGCGCCGCGCTCGAGGTCAGAACCCGCGAACAGCTTCCGCAGGACTGGGCGATGACCCAGAACAACCTGGGCGCCGCGCTCCGGAACCAGGGCACGCGGACCGGGGGCGGGGACGGTGCGGCGCTTCTGGCGGAGGCGGTGACGGCGTACCGCGCCGCGCTCGAGGTCAGAACCCGCGAGCAGCTTCCGCAGGACTGGGCGATGACCCAGAACAACCTGGGCATCGCGCTTGCCGAGCAGGGCACGCGGACCGGTGGCGCGGAGGGTGCGGCGCTTCTGGCGGATGCGGTGACGGCGTACCGCGCCGCGCTCGAGGTCTACACCCGCGAGCAGCTTCCGCAGGACTGGGCGATGACCCAGAACAACCTGGGCATCGCGCTTCGGAACCAGGGCACGCGGACCGGGGGCGCGGAGGGTGCGGCGCTTCTGGCGGAGGCGGTGACGGCGTACCGCGCCGCGCTCGAGGTCAGAACCCGCGAGCAGCTTCCGCAGCAGTGGGCGATGACCCAGAACAACCTGGGCGCCGCGCTTGCCGAGCAGGGCACGCGGACCGGGGGCGCGGAGGGTGCGGCGCTTCTGGCGGAGGCGGTGACGGCGTACCGCGCCGCGCTTGAGGTCAGAACCCGCGAGCAGCTTCCGCAGGACTGGGCGATGACCCAGAACAACCTGGGCATCGCGCTTGCCGAGCAGGGCACGCGGACCGGGGGCGCGGAGGGTGCGGCGCTTCTGGCGGAGGCGGTGACGGCGTACCGCGCCGCGCTCGAGGTCAGAACCCGCGAGCAGCTTCCGCAGGACTGGGCGATGACCCAGAACAACCTGGGCAATGCGCTCGTCATTCTCGGAGAGCACGACAAAGACGTCGAAAGAGTGAAGGAGGGGCGACGCCTCGTGAACGCCGTTTTCGATTTTTTGATGCAGACGGGTCAGGAGCAATATCGACTGCACTTCGACGAGCGTATCCGCGAAATCGACGGAATCATAGCCGGAGTAGAGAGTCTCGATCGTGGCGGATGA